Within Bdellovibrionales bacterium, the genomic segment GTTGAAGAAATGGACTCCACCACGTCGACCGTTCGGCCAATCATAGCCTGATCCTCGTCGATATTTTGCTTTTCTGTGTCGCTGGGATAGAAACGCACAACCAAAATACGGATCGTAAATATGTAAATAGTGGAACTCACAAACCAGGCCGCCAGCTGAGCAGGGACGCTTTCAATCCAATTCAGATGCAACAAAGCCGCAACACTGAAGGCCCCCAGTCCCACAAAAACAGAAACGAGACCTGGCAAGACCAACTCGGCAAACACTAAAACGGCCCCAAACAAGAGCCAAAACTGAAGCATAGAATCCAACATAACTGAGACCCTAGACCCTATTGCGACCAATATTCAAGACATTTTAAAGGCATTGCGCATTCTTGTTAAAAACTCTTAAATTTAGTCGATTACAGATTCTCTTAGTGCCCCTTTTCACTTCCATTTCTCCTGCTAACAGAGACCCGTCATCGTGCAACTGTCTTAAAAAGCGCTAACTATTTAAAAACAGGACTTTTCATGACGTCCTCCCTGATTTCAGGGGGCTTGCCTCACGTCCGCATGGCCATGGGATTTATTTTGTTAACTCAAACTTTAATGGAACCAAAATCACAATCCAATCGTCTTAGTCTTAGAAACTTTAACAAGGAGCTTAACTTGGAACTGAAAAATTCAATCAACTGGCACCTAAAGGACATGAACATATCAAAAGCCATCCGGTTTGGAGGCGAAGTAATTTTCGCTTCAATTCTTCTCTTTTCTGGCTGCGCATCGAAAAATGACCAAAATTCGACGCCTCCGACAAACGCCGACGAGACTTCAGGGGAAATTTCCGAAGATGGAGATCCGCAACCAGAAATGAAAGTCATCTCTCTGCCACTCGAAGTTTACCTCTATGACTTCGCTGGGGAACCTGACTACAGCAGCACCCTCAATGAGGATGAAGTTGCAGAACTGGTTTCGAAGGCGAATGAAATATTCGCACAGGCCAAAATTGAATTTAATGTCATTTCTACCGTAAAAAGATCAGTCTCAGCAGCAATGTTCGATATTGTAGATCCGGAAGACAACACCACTACCAAACAAAAATTTGCAAAAATAGTGCCTCCATACCCAACGGATAGAATCGTTTGGAGAACAGGAATTGTCAGGAAGATGCCAATCCCTGCCGGAGGTCTTTATATTGCAAAACTATCATTTTTTGCCGAACAAAATAAGGACGGTGAGTTTCACTATACAATTTTTGCACACGAAATAGCTCATGCCCTTGGACTTAATCACACACAGATTCCGGGCAATCTTATGACCCCAGGAAATGCCGCTGTGGCCCTCCAACTGAATGCTGAACAAATTGAAAAGGTTCGAGCACAAGCGCTCATCGGACCAAAAGGCCAATGACTCATTCGACCGATCAAACTAGTTCGCAAAAAAAAAGGGGGCTCCTTAAAGGGGCCTCGCATTGAAATCCTGAAAACCCGACAACGATGAGAAATACGCCGATGAAGGAAAATTAATGCAGCACTGGCGTTTGGCCCAAGAACTGCTAAACATATCGGCACTAAACTCTTAATACATCCATTTACGTTGGAGAATATGTGTCGCGTTGGAACAAAGATCCAGGCAAATTTTATATCGGCGGGCTGACTGTTCTTATTTTTCTCATCATTCGGATCGAAGCATCGGCAATGCCACAGTCAAATTCTGCTTCTTTGTTGTTGCAGGGGCCGGGAAGTTGTCTTCCATGGCTAAACCGCCAAAATCTTGTTCCTTTTGATGAGAAGAGGAACCATGGTCAAATCCACGCAGACCTCTTTGAAATCACAGAAGTCTTGCTCACAGACAAAATCGATGAGAGTCAGTTTCCCTACGCCTCTCAGCAAAGACCACCGATCAGTCTGAATCCCCAAACACTGTTCGGATCGCTATCGGCATTGCCTGAGATAAATGAATTGACAATCACTTCCATTCTTATTGCCACACCTAAAAAGGAGGCGGGACAGGGGCTTGTTAGGTTGGGTTTTCTTCAAAATCGACGACCTGTGGTTGTCAAAACCCTGATCACAACAACCGAAGAAGCTGCAC encodes:
- a CDS encoding NfeD family protein, with translation MLDSMLQFWLLFGAVLVFAELVLPGLVSVFVGLGAFSVAALLHLNWIESVPAQLAAWFVSSTIYIFTIRILVVRFYPSDTEKQNIDEDQAMIGRTVDVVESISSTRPGRVSFGESTWTAKLNGEEEIGVGEKAVIVGRDNISWIVMKIGKTEEN
- a CDS encoding matrixin family metalloprotease is translated as MTSSLISGGLPHVRMAMGFILLTQTLMEPKSQSNRLSLRNFNKELNLELKNSINWHLKDMNISKAIRFGGEVIFASILLFSGCASKNDQNSTPPTNADETSGEISEDGDPQPEMKVISLPLEVYLYDFAGEPDYSSTLNEDEVAELVSKANEIFAQAKIEFNVISTVKRSVSAAMFDIVDPEDNTTTKQKFAKIVPPYPTDRIVWRTGIVRKMPIPAGGLYIAKLSFFAEQNKDGEFHYTIFAHEIAHALGLNHTQIPGNLMTPGNAAVALQLNAEQIEKVRAQALIGPKGQ